Proteins found in one Streptococcus criceti HS-6 genomic segment:
- a CDS encoding RNA-binding protein → MVENDIYQHFRKEERTFIDKMRDLAERVEDTYTYQLTDFLDPRQVKIAESVFGQMGIKYYLSTDYLKTEYARVIAAPDYYELEPQDFEVALLEISYNSKFNHLTHAQIMGSFINKLGIQRNVFGDIILTEVRAQIIVTKSLVSYFATVEKIGRAAVKIKEVDFSQLLLPANRAKEFDVLVSSLRLDKVIASAFKLSRSLASKLVEQEKVKLNYGLLTRPAELLELGDLVSVRGYGRFQIYRDNGLSKNKKHKLTLKKYANK, encoded by the coding sequence ATGGTTGAAAATGATATTTATCAGCACTTCCGCAAGGAAGAGAGAACCTTTATTGATAAGATGAGGGACTTGGCCGAGCGGGTTGAGGATACATATACTTATCAGCTGACGGATTTTTTAGATCCAAGGCAGGTGAAAATTGCCGAGAGTGTTTTCGGACAGATGGGGATAAAGTATTACTTATCTACAGACTATCTCAAGACTGAATATGCTAGAGTAATTGCAGCGCCGGATTATTATGAATTGGAACCGCAAGATTTTGAGGTAGCTCTCTTAGAAATTAGCTATAATTCCAAATTCAATCATTTAACGCATGCCCAAATCATGGGCAGTTTCATCAACAAGTTAGGTATTCAGCGCAATGTTTTTGGTGATATTATCTTAACGGAAGTTCGGGCTCAAATTATTGTGACGAAATCTCTTGTTAGCTATTTTGCAACGGTCGAAAAGATTGGCCGTGCAGCTGTTAAGATTAAAGAGGTTGATTTTTCACAACTCCTGTTGCCTGCTAATAGGGCTAAAGAATTTGACGTTTTAGTTTCAAGTTTGAGACTTGATAAAGTTATTGCTTCAGCTTTTAAATTGTCAAGGTCATTAGCTAGTAAATTGGTAGAGCAAGAAAAGGTCAAGCTTAACTATGGCCTACTGACCAGACCTGCTGAATTACTAGAGTTGGGAGATTTGGTAAGTGTACGAGGTTATGGTCGCTTTCAGATTTACCGAGATAATGGCTTATCTAAAAATAAAAAGCATAAGTTAACACTTAAAAAATACGCTAATAAATAA
- a CDS encoding YggS family pyridoxal phosphate-dependent enzyme: protein MDLAKNKNFVYEQVAAAAAKAERQPSDISIIAVTKYVNSQVAEQLVDLGVKHIGENRVDKFLDKYQALKDKDVTWHLIGTLQRRKVKDVINLVDYFHALDSLKLAAEIQKRADHTIKCFLQVNISGEESKHGFNPTEVDSILEELAAFDKLEIVGLMTMAPIDASDRELDEIFKQTNDLRQRLKERNIKNMPFDDLSMGMSRDFPMAISNGSTFVRIGTSFFKE from the coding sequence ATGGATTTAGCGAAGAATAAAAATTTCGTCTATGAGCAAGTAGCAGCGGCGGCTGCTAAAGCAGAGCGTCAGCCTTCTGATATTTCTATTATTGCTGTTACTAAGTATGTTAACAGTCAAGTAGCTGAGCAACTGGTTGATCTAGGTGTGAAACACATTGGTGAAAATCGTGTTGATAAATTCCTTGATAAATATCAAGCGCTCAAGGATAAGGATGTCACTTGGCATCTGATTGGAACCCTACAGAGACGTAAAGTCAAGGATGTTATCAATTTAGTGGATTATTTCCATGCCCTTGACTCACTCAAATTAGCTGCTGAAATTCAAAAGAGGGCAGACCACACTATCAAGTGCTTCCTTCAAGTTAATATTTCTGGTGAGGAAAGCAAGCATGGCTTTAACCCAACGGAAGTAGATAGTATACTTGAAGAATTAGCAGCTTTCGACAAACTTGAAATTGTCGGGCTCATGACTATGGCACCGATTGATGCCAGCGATCGGGAATTGGATGAAATTTTTAAACAGACAAATGATTTGAGACAGCGTCTCAAAGAGAGAAACATAAAGAATATGCCTTTCGATGATTTGAGCATGGGGATGAGCAGAGATTTTCCAATGGCTATCTCAAATGGCTCGACATTTGTCCGAATCGGAACATCATTCTTTAAAGAATAG
- the ileS gene encoding isoleucine--tRNA ligase, producing MKLKETLNLGKTAFPMRAGLPNKEPQWQAAWLEADVYGKRQALNANKPAFFLHDGPPYANGNIHVGHAMNHISKDIIIRAKSMMGFRAPYNPGWDTHGLPIEQVLAKKGVKRKELDRAEYLKMCRDYALSQVDKQREDFKRLGMSADWDNPYVTLTPDYEAAQIRVFGAMADKGYIYRGAKPVYWSWSSESALAEAEIEYHDLVSTSLYYANKVKDGKGVLDNDTYIVVWTTTPFTITASRGLTVGADFSYVTVQVSGQDRKYVVAEELLDDLAERFGWSDFHVLERHTGAELEMITTEHPWDGEVEELVMVGDHVTLDSGTGIVHTAPGFGEDDYNVGIKYGLEVSVTVDSRGIMTQEAGPDFQGQFYDKVLPTVLEKLGDLLLAQEEITHSYPFDWRTKKPIIWRAVPQWFASVSNFRQEILDEIDKTVFYPSWGKTRLYNMIRDRGDWVISRQRAWGVPLPIFYAEDGTAIMTKDVTDHVADLFAEHGSVIWWEWDTKDLLPEGYTHPGSPNGKFTKETDIMDVWFDSGSSWNGVMNQREGLGYPADLYLEGSDQYRGWFNSSLITSVAVNGHAPYKAILSQGFVLDGKGEKMSKSLGNTILPSDVEKQFGAEILRLWVASVDTSNDVRISMDILKQTSESYRKIRNTLRFLVANTSDFDKADAVAYEDLRPVDQYMMIKFNRLVATILEAYNNYDFMSVYKAVNNFLTVDLSAFYLDFAKDVVYIEAADSHVRHQMQTVFYDVLVKITKLLTPILPHTAEEIWTYLDQESEDFVQLAEMPEAQTFAGQEQVLERWEAFMALRTQAQKALEEARNDKLIGKSLEAHLTIYADQETLTLLESLQSDIAQLLIVSQLTVTDQTAPADAVSFDGVAFSVEHAAGAVCDRCRRTDETTKERSYGVTICDHCAEIIESNFPEAVAQGFEVQAK from the coding sequence ATGAAATTAAAAGAGACTTTGAATCTTGGGAAAACAGCATTTCCAATGCGGGCTGGTCTGCCCAATAAGGAACCTCAGTGGCAGGCAGCTTGGTTGGAAGCTGATGTTTACGGGAAACGCCAAGCTTTAAATGCCAATAAACCGGCTTTCTTCCTGCATGATGGTCCTCCCTATGCCAATGGAAATATCCATGTTGGGCACGCTATGAATCATATTTCTAAGGACATCATCATCCGCGCTAAGTCCATGATGGGCTTCCGAGCACCTTATAACCCAGGGTGGGATACGCATGGCCTTCCTATCGAGCAGGTTTTAGCTAAGAAGGGCGTAAAACGCAAGGAGCTAGACCGTGCAGAATACCTAAAGATGTGTCGTGATTACGCCCTCTCGCAGGTGGACAAACAGCGTGAAGATTTTAAACGTCTCGGAATGTCGGCTGATTGGGACAATCCTTATGTAACCTTGACGCCTGACTATGAAGCTGCTCAGATTCGTGTCTTTGGTGCCATGGCTGATAAGGGTTATATTTATCGTGGAGCCAAGCCAGTCTATTGGTCTTGGTCGTCAGAATCTGCTTTAGCTGAAGCTGAAATTGAATACCATGACCTGGTTTCAACTTCTCTTTACTATGCTAATAAGGTTAAGGATGGTAAAGGAGTGCTGGACAATGATACCTATATCGTTGTCTGGACAACCACCCCATTCACCATCACGGCTTCACGTGGGCTGACTGTGGGGGCAGACTTTAGCTATGTGACTGTTCAAGTGTCTGGTCAAGACCGTAAATATGTCGTAGCCGAGGAACTTTTGGATGATTTGGCTGAGCGTTTTGGTTGGTCCGATTTCCATGTCTTGGAGCGTCATACTGGTGCTGAGTTGGAAATGATTACCACCGAACACCCTTGGGACGGTGAGGTTGAAGAATTGGTCATGGTCGGTGACCATGTTACCCTTGATTCTGGTACAGGAATTGTCCATACCGCTCCGGGCTTTGGTGAAGATGACTATAATGTTGGTATCAAATATGGATTAGAAGTCTCTGTAACAGTTGACAGTCGCGGTATCATGACGCAAGAAGCTGGGCCAGATTTCCAAGGTCAATTCTATGACAAGGTCCTGCCAACAGTTCTTGAAAAATTAGGGGATTTACTCCTTGCTCAAGAAGAAATCACCCACTCCTACCCATTTGACTGGCGGACTAAGAAGCCGATCATATGGCGGGCTGTTCCCCAATGGTTTGCCTCTGTTTCTAATTTCCGCCAAGAAATATTGGATGAAATTGATAAAACAGTATTCTACCCATCATGGGGGAAGACACGTCTCTATAATATGATTCGTGACCGCGGTGATTGGGTCATTTCACGTCAACGGGCCTGGGGTGTGCCGCTTCCAATCTTCTATGCTGAAGACGGTACAGCAATCATGACCAAAGATGTGACAGACCACGTAGCTGACCTCTTTGCGGAACATGGATCAGTCATTTGGTGGGAATGGGATACTAAAGATCTTCTTCCAGAGGGTTACACCCATCCAGGTTCACCAAATGGTAAATTTACCAAAGAAACGGATATTATGGATGTCTGGTTCGACTCAGGCTCATCATGGAATGGCGTCATGAATCAACGAGAAGGTCTAGGGTATCCAGCTGATCTTTATTTGGAAGGATCTGACCAGTATCGTGGTTGGTTCAACTCGTCTTTGATTACCTCAGTTGCTGTCAATGGGCATGCACCTTATAAAGCAATCTTATCGCAAGGCTTCGTCCTTGATGGTAAAGGTGAAAAGATGTCTAAATCACTTGGTAACACTATCCTTCCAAGTGATGTTGAAAAGCAATTTGGTGCTGAAATCCTGCGCCTTTGGGTTGCCTCTGTAGATACCAGCAATGATGTCCGCATCTCAATGGATATCTTGAAGCAAACCTCAGAAAGTTATCGTAAGATCCGCAATACGCTTCGCTTCTTGGTAGCTAACACATCTGACTTCGATAAAGCTGATGCGGTCGCTTATGAGGATCTTCGCCCGGTTGACCAATATATGATGATTAAGTTCAACCGGTTGGTAGCAACTATTCTCGAAGCTTATAACAATTATGACTTTATGAGTGTCTATAAGGCTGTCAATAATTTCTTGACAGTTGACTTATCAGCGTTCTACTTAGATTTTGCTAAAGATGTTGTCTATATTGAGGCAGCGGACAGTCATGTTCGCCACCAGATGCAAACTGTATTCTATGATGTTTTAGTAAAAATCACCAAGCTATTGACGCCAATTCTGCCTCATACTGCTGAAGAAATTTGGACTTATTTAGATCAAGAATCTGAGGATTTTGTCCAATTAGCTGAGATGCCAGAAGCTCAAACCTTCGCAGGTCAAGAGCAGGTTCTTGAAAGATGGGAAGCCTTTATGGCCCTTCGTACCCAGGCGCAAAAAGCCTTGGAAGAAGCTCGCAATGACAAGTTAATTGGCAAGTCCTTGGAAGCTCACTTGACAATCTATGCTGATCAAGAAACACTGACTCTTCTTGAGAGCCTTCAAAGCGATATCGCTCAGCTTCTGATTGTCTCACAATTAACAGTGACTGACCAAACAGCACCAGCTGATGCTGTCAGCTTTGATGGTGTAGCCTTTAGTGTTGAACATGCAGCTGGAGCAGTTTGTGACCGTTGCCGTCGCACAGATGAAACTACTAAGGAACGTTCTTATGGCGTAACCATCTGTGACCACTGTGCAGAAATTATCGAAAGCAATTTCCCAGAAGCTGTCGCCCAAGGTTTTGAAGTGCAAGCAAAATAA
- a CDS encoding ABC transporter ATP-binding protein encodes MSDYIIETDHLSKDFTGELSVNQLSIHVKKNEIYGFLGPNGAGKSTTMKMFLGLLQPTQGSIKLFGKEFSNNQIASLSDVGSLIEEPSYYANLTGYENLQIIQRLLKLPKENIDKVLKIVKLYDQKDKLVKNYSLGMKQRLGIALAIVKFPKLLILDEPTNGLDPAGIQEIRELIKSLPQKYDMTIIISSHILSEIEQMATTVGIINKGTLLFEGDLTDLEEDEKYLFETSDDAAAKQLLISKGFELEENQSLVLKDYNKSNIAAAVKFLVANDVDIYQVRMIRKSLEEVFLDMTGREGGVL; translated from the coding sequence ATGAGCGACTATATTATTGAAACGGATCATCTAAGTAAGGATTTCACTGGAGAATTATCTGTCAATCAGCTGTCTATCCATGTCAAGAAAAACGAAATCTATGGCTTTCTTGGACCAAATGGTGCTGGAAAGTCAACAACGATGAAAATGTTTTTGGGACTTTTACAACCAACCCAAGGCTCAATCAAATTATTTGGCAAAGAGTTTTCTAATAATCAAATTGCCTCATTGTCAGATGTAGGATCCCTCATTGAAGAACCTTCTTATTATGCCAATCTGACCGGCTATGAAAATTTACAAATCATTCAGCGCTTACTCAAACTGCCCAAAGAAAATATTGACAAGGTGCTGAAGATTGTCAAGCTTTACGATCAAAAGGATAAGTTGGTTAAAAATTACTCATTGGGTATGAAGCAGCGGTTAGGAATTGCCTTAGCCATTGTCAAATTTCCTAAATTATTAATTCTAGATGAGCCAACCAACGGACTGGACCCTGCTGGTATTCAGGAAATCCGCGAACTCATCAAGTCCCTGCCACAAAAATACGACATGACGATCATTATTTCCAGCCACATTCTATCAGAGATTGAACAGATGGCTACGACTGTTGGTATTATCAATAAAGGAACGCTACTTTTTGAAGGGGATCTCACTGACCTTGAAGAAGATGAAAAATACCTTTTTGAGACTAGTGATGATGCAGCAGCTAAACAACTGCTAATAAGTAAAGGTTTTGAACTAGAGGAAAATCAGAGCTTGGTACTTAAGGATTATAACAAGAGCAATATTGCAGCAGCTGTCAAATTTTTGGTGGCAAATGACGTTGATATTTACCAAGTTCGCATGATTCGTAAATCATTGGAAGAGGTCTTCCTTGATATGACAGGACGTGAAGGAGGTGTCTTGTAA
- a CDS encoding cell division protein SepF, which produces MAIKDRFEKIVSYFDTDDASEVEETQETEPQGPRPLRQEPQQAQQRPQRQPQAAAAPQQQSQVRPQRPQAAQNRPQARPAQEEAVRPNSRPADVSIPAGAGGTTIALKFPRKYEDAQEIVDLLIKHECVLIDFQYMLEAQARRCLDFIDGASRVLYGSLQKVGSSMYLLTPKDVVVDMEEMHLSNASQEVPFDYDMKRR; this is translated from the coding sequence ATGGCTATAAAAGATAGATTTGAAAAAATCGTTTCCTACTTTGATACGGATGATGCTAGCGAAGTAGAAGAAACACAGGAGACTGAGCCACAAGGTCCGCGTCCTTTACGTCAGGAGCCACAGCAGGCTCAGCAACGTCCGCAGCGTCAACCACAAGCAGCTGCTGCACCACAGCAGCAATCACAAGTTCGGCCACAAAGACCGCAAGCAGCTCAAAATCGACCTCAAGCTCGACCAGCTCAAGAAGAAGCAGTTCGTCCAAACTCTCGTCCTGCAGATGTATCAATTCCGGCTGGAGCGGGTGGGACAACCATCGCCCTTAAGTTTCCTCGTAAATATGAAGATGCTCAAGAGATTGTCGACCTACTTATCAAACATGAATGTGTTTTGATTGACTTCCAATATATGCTGGAAGCGCAAGCTCGTCGTTGTTTGGACTTTATTGATGGAGCTAGCCGAGTTCTCTACGGTAGTTTACAAAAGGTCGGTTCGTCTATGTATCTTTTAACACCAAAGGATGTTGTTGTAGATATGGAAGAAATGCACCTGTCAAATGCTAGTCAAGAAGTTCCTTTTGACTATGACATGAAACGCCGTTAG
- a CDS encoding DivIVA domain-containing protein, which yields MALTALDIKDKTFHTKFRGYNEREVDAFLDDLVDDFEDLTRKNRDLEAKIKNLEEKLVYFDEMKESLSQSVILAQETAEKVKFSANTQATNLLSKANYDANQLIDEAKTRANKILRDATDEAKAVAIETEALKRQSRVFHQRLLSTIEGQLNMINSQEWSELLQPTAVYLQNSDEAFKEVVEKVLDDNQTLTSAGTTTPIAESESTDDATRQFTESEMAELQRRVEESNRILEETQKLDLGEISAAIDAADNTPQAKQAPTIQDTSEMSATELAGGEAQTFKLNIQD from the coding sequence ATGGCATTAACAGCACTCGATATTAAAGACAAAACTTTTCACACAAAATTCCGCGGCTATAATGAACGGGAGGTTGACGCCTTTCTCGACGACCTTGTAGACGATTTTGAAGATTTAACACGTAAAAACCGTGATCTTGAAGCGAAGATTAAAAATCTTGAAGAAAAACTGGTTTACTTTGATGAAATGAAGGAATCATTGAGTCAATCGGTTATCTTGGCTCAAGAAACTGCTGAAAAAGTTAAATTCTCAGCCAACACACAAGCTACTAACTTGCTCAGCAAGGCCAACTATGATGCTAACCAGCTGATCGATGAAGCTAAGACACGGGCTAACAAGATTTTACGTGACGCAACAGATGAAGCCAAGGCCGTTGCCATCGAAACAGAAGCCCTCAAACGTCAAAGCCGTGTCTTCCACCAACGCCTGTTGAGTACTATTGAAGGTCAGTTGAACATGATTAATTCACAAGAGTGGAGTGAACTCTTGCAACCGACTGCCGTTTATCTGCAAAATTCAGACGAGGCCTTTAAAGAAGTTGTTGAAAAAGTTTTGGATGATAACCAAACCCTTACGAGTGCTGGGACAACAACACCGATTGCAGAATCAGAATCTACTGATGATGCAACTCGCCAATTCACTGAATCTGAAATGGCTGAGCTGCAACGCCGTGTCGAAGAAAGCAACCGTATTCTTGAAGAAACACAAAAACTTGATTTGGGTGAAATTTCTGCAGCGATTGATGCAGCAGATAATACGCCTCAAGCCAAACAAGCCCCAACTATTCAAGATACTTCTGAAATGTCAGCTACAGAATTGGCTGGCGGAGAAGCCCAAACCTTTAAATTGAATATTCAAGACTAA
- a CDS encoding sensor histidine kinase: MTTFKYFSKVLLTYFATVVFLGVTAIFIFLFGSSHIIDNMRQRAEGPTTLAQTLISHDKLTLTAQNKKVLDKQKIWFMLLSEEGEIKQSYQLPDKLNHRYGMADIARASRWYLDDYPVFTFVVGKKLLIIGYPKGAYAKFPANYYNAQNFFDIAKLSLGIFLGILVILLLIYLRSQWRFRREFKPITQALSDLSDNQPIALDEGGNLSEIKTALNQTSQLLIKNKDTRNHWIRGISHDLRNPLTLILGYTSQLENLNGSNKQTQQIEANIHKMEHIISNLNMSYLLENQDIEQEMTSFDLNGLLRQVIADLYNTYEDLDLTFDLPDEATVISGNKTLLTRAVNNLLLNSLTHNNKPQLSLSLTLNNQQALLLIRDNGQISTEKIRELNQKSRNYDTHGMGTIITKQVISLHHGKISFTDNQPGLVVTITLPLTDN; the protein is encoded by the coding sequence ATGACAACTTTTAAATATTTTTCCAAAGTCTTGCTGACCTATTTTGCGACCGTGGTTTTTCTGGGAGTTACTGCTATTTTTATCTTTTTATTTGGTAGTTCTCATATCATTGACAATATGAGACAGAGGGCTGAAGGACCTACTACTCTAGCGCAGACTCTCATCAGTCATGACAAACTGACCTTAACCGCTCAGAATAAGAAGGTCTTAGACAAGCAAAAGATCTGGTTCATGCTGCTGTCTGAAGAGGGAGAGATTAAGCAGTCCTATCAGTTGCCAGACAAACTCAACCATCGCTATGGCATGGCAGATATTGCGCGTGCGTCACGCTGGTATCTGGACGACTATCCTGTCTTTACCTTTGTAGTAGGCAAGAAACTGCTTATCATAGGATACCCTAAAGGCGCCTACGCTAAATTTCCAGCCAATTATTACAATGCACAAAATTTCTTTGATATTGCTAAGCTATCTTTAGGTATTTTCTTAGGCATCCTCGTGATTTTGCTCCTTATCTATCTTCGTTCTCAGTGGCGCTTTCGCAGAGAATTCAAGCCCATTACTCAGGCCTTGTCAGACTTGTCTGATAACCAGCCCATCGCTCTTGATGAAGGTGGCAACCTGTCTGAAATTAAAACTGCTCTCAACCAGACCTCCCAGCTTCTCATAAAAAACAAGGATACACGCAACCATTGGATTCGTGGTATTAGCCATGATTTGCGCAATCCCCTGACTCTTATTTTAGGTTACACCAGTCAGTTAGAGAATCTTAATGGCAGCAACAAACAGACCCAACAGATCGAGGCTAATATCCATAAGATGGAACACATCATTTCCAATCTAAACATGAGTTATCTCCTAGAAAACCAAGATATTGAGCAGGAGATGACCAGCTTTGATCTCAATGGCCTGCTTAGACAAGTCATTGCAGACCTTTACAATACCTACGAAGACCTAGACTTGACCTTCGATCTACCAGACGAGGCGACCGTGATTTCTGGAAACAAGACCCTGTTAACTCGTGCAGTTAATAACCTGCTCCTTAACAGCCTTACGCATAACAATAAGCCTCAGCTAAGTCTGTCCCTGACTCTTAACAATCAGCAAGCCCTGTTGCTGATTCGTGATAATGGGCAGATTAGCACTGAGAAAATTCGCGAACTCAACCAGAAATCCCGCAACTACGATACCCACGGCATGGGAACCATCATCACTAAACAAGTCATTTCCCTTCATCACGGTAAAATTAGCTTCACTGATAACCAGCCGGGTCTTGTTGTCACTATTACACTGCCATTGACTGACAACTAA
- a CDS encoding ABC transporter permease, translating to MLNLRLEFTKLKRRSFLLSLIVIVVIELVWSSLIINHELPETREAHNAIFDMAYMNDLILPIFLAVLASRLLEMEHLGKTFKMLQTSNESPWQLFRAKLTLMAAFAFVVSLLQTIFLKFIIQAAQVQVTLTQLSLSLLTTFLVCIFLSCLHLCLAFIYEKASVTVVTGLIGAFLSFVGIGALPLPIRFFVPWQYFSMMGIAKRITGAHTYLFQYDSSYPFKLVALLLIILLTLLVSKKIIGKADLL from the coding sequence ATGCTCAATCTACGCTTAGAATTTACCAAATTAAAAAGGCGCTCTTTCTTGCTGTCCTTGATTGTCATTGTTGTTATAGAATTAGTCTGGAGCAGTCTAATTATCAATCATGAGTTGCCGGAAACGCGGGAGGCCCACAACGCCATCTTTGACATGGCTTATATGAACGACCTTATCCTTCCGATTTTTCTTGCTGTTTTGGCCTCTAGATTACTGGAGATGGAGCATTTGGGTAAGACATTTAAAATGTTGCAAACCAGCAATGAAAGTCCTTGGCAACTTTTTAGGGCTAAACTAACCTTGATGGCCGCTTTTGCCTTTGTAGTCAGTTTGCTACAAACTATCTTTTTAAAATTCATTATCCAAGCTGCACAAGTCCAGGTAACACTCACTCAATTAAGTCTCTCTTTACTGACAACTTTTTTAGTCTGTATTTTCTTATCTTGTCTTCATCTATGTTTGGCTTTTATCTATGAAAAAGCAAGTGTGACGGTAGTAACAGGCCTAATTGGTGCCTTTCTATCATTTGTTGGTATTGGTGCTTTGCCTTTGCCTATTCGTTTCTTTGTTCCGTGGCAATACTTCTCTATGATGGGAATTGCTAAGCGAATAACAGGAGCCCACACCTACCTTTTCCAATACGATAGTAGCTATCCTTTTAAATTAGTTGCTCTGCTGCTTATCATTCTTTTAACTCTCCTTGTCAGTAAAAAGATCATCGGAAAGGCGGATTTATTATGA
- a CDS encoding YggT family protein: MVFFLVAFSYLVRILTLLLVVYALLSWFPGARDSWLGRALEEFLEPLLKPLRRLPLQIAGLDFTIIAAIFILQMIERLLPILLF, encoded by the coding sequence ATGGTATTCTTTCTAGTTGCTTTTAGCTACTTAGTCAGGATACTGACACTTCTGCTGGTTGTCTATGCTCTCTTATCCTGGTTCCCAGGAGCTAGAGATTCCTGGCTGGGTCGGGCTTTGGAGGAGTTCTTAGAACCTCTGCTCAAGCCTCTACGACGTTTACCCCTGCAAATTGCAGGCTTGGATTTTACCATAATTGCGGCGATCTTTATCCTGCAAATGATTGAGAGGCTGTTACCAATTTTACTGTTTTGA
- a CDS encoding response regulator transcription factor, producing the protein MSEKDRKLLILDDNSDILDMVTESLSIAGFKQLTTAASKKEALDLLEKESFDLAILDIMLPDGSGFEVLKEIRKTSAMPVLFLSAVSDIEKQYQGFELGADDYIVKPFRPKELELRLLSILRRSYPQQDVLVELSACQIDFERAAILRKDGEIPLTAKEYSLLKVLYDHKNKIVTFDQLLSKVWGNNYQGYENTLMAHIRKVRQKIEANPSKPVHLITIKGLGYQLRVN; encoded by the coding sequence ATGAGCGAAAAAGACAGAAAACTACTCATTTTAGATGATAATTCTGATATCTTAGATATGGTTACAGAAAGTCTGTCCATTGCAGGATTTAAGCAGCTAACCACTGCAGCGAGTAAAAAAGAAGCTTTAGATCTTCTGGAAAAGGAATCGTTTGACTTGGCCATTTTAGATATCATGCTGCCGGATGGTTCTGGCTTTGAGGTGTTAAAAGAAATCCGAAAGACTTCTGCTATGCCAGTCCTTTTCCTGTCGGCAGTGTCTGACATTGAAAAGCAATACCAAGGCTTTGAGCTGGGAGCGGATGACTACATCGTCAAACCTTTTCGCCCTAAAGAGCTGGAGCTGCGTCTGCTGTCCATTCTCAGGCGTAGCTATCCCCAGCAGGATGTGCTAGTCGAACTAAGTGCCTGCCAGATTGATTTTGAGCGTGCAGCCATTCTCAGAAAAGACGGGGAAATCCCACTGACCGCTAAGGAATATAGCCTGCTTAAGGTCCTTTACGACCACAAAAATAAAATCGTCACTTTTGACCAGCTCTTGAGCAAGGTCTGGGGCAACAATTATCAGGGTTATGAAAATACGCTCATGGCGCACATCCGTAAGGTACGGCAGAAGATCGAGGCTAACCCTTCCAAACCTGTCCACTTGATTACCATTAAAGGACTGGGCTACCAGCTGCGGGTGAATTAG